A single region of the Anguilla rostrata isolate EN2019 chromosome 11, ASM1855537v3, whole genome shotgun sequence genome encodes:
- the LOC135235197 gene encoding prepro-urotensin II-beta-like codes for MYVKRAGSRGTLRRDEPAEMRVLLLTCSLLLSAMGGLHTHPTFDSTEMRYTEPVSDEDGGAVGLGEFSISDRDRASQSGTGPGVPALLREELNRDGSRSAGFIPVGSVKEGLLENSGSLHPFQRFLGSRKQYEKRGNPTECFWKYCV; via the exons gCTCTAGAGGAACACTCAGACGGGACGAGCCTGCAGAGATGAGAGTCCTCCTCCTGACCTGCAGCTTGCTGCTCAGCGCGATGGGGGGGCTGCACACGCACCCCACCTTCGACTCGACCGAAATGCGCTACACAGAGCCCG TTTCGGACGAGGACGGAGGGGCAGTCGGCTTGGGCGAATTTTCGATTTCTGACCGGGACAGAGCGTCTCAGAGCGGGACGGGCCCAGGGGTCCCCGCCCTGCTGAGAGAGGAGCTGAACAGAGACG GTTCCAGATCAGCTGGATTCATCCCTGTCGGGTCTGTAAAAGAG GGGCTCCTGGAGAATTCGGGCTCGCTGCACCCCTTCCAGCGCTTTCTGGGGTCCAGGAAACAGTACGAGAAGAGGGGGAACCCCACCGAGTGCTTCTGGAAGTACTGCGTCTGA
- the LOC135235042 gene encoding period circadian protein homolog 3-like: protein MPSGGGFIEGEEEDGEGDEAMECSSVPGGGGGGGGGPEQLLAAFGPGVKGAVGGSEEVGRSDVGVASHHDGTDSPSNHRSQSTTGLDKRSELHADPASNQTESSGSEHPEQERAQSHSEIMRAMREMKRRLPSDRKGHRKARTVEALRYALRCVKQVQASSEYHKVLLGSWKEEQGEVSPTVCTLEELESVTSEHTLKNTGMFAVVFSLTSGRVLYVSEQAPSILGLRGSFLREARFVELLYPQDVNVFYARTAQPHLPPWTLGPDRKADLYDCTWVKSFFCRLRGGKDGEGEVRYSPFRLTPYLLKVRGGEGEEDQPCCLTLAERVHSGYEAPRIPLEKRIFTTTHSPGCVFMEVDDRTHTHSLTLTHTHTHTHSLSHTLSHTHTLSLSHTHTHTHRWLTPPSLCCAVLKYAGQRPFEDRSFRLRCQNGDYVTLDTSWSSFVNPWSRKVAFVIGRHRVRTGPLNEEVFATRGSVEQPRVSEEIQELQTQIYRLFLQPVYNNGSSGYGSMGSNGSHEPYVSMSSSESNGNLWEDSLREPLKLQRICSDVRRVKAGGQQGLLDSRCKLPPMGRATAGPTAPPTASQPMESGVALSPPHKDSRKPHHIPSYQQINCVDSIIRYLESYTAPSLKRKTESPSLASSSSSEEDKGHGPAMAAEEAMQEETGVSGGSAVTLAHTAGAVVGAPLTGVTLSPQALSVVSLTSQCSYSSTIVHVPQPESEVTALEDAPMGSEHADPTPLQPRPQPSPLGLTKEVLSAHTQKEEQEYVGRFRHRILQGPYRSYLQRDSSPGPSQQRGPSGNHGEQEVGGAARRKTRVRELKAKRRREQWSSDSYASPPEGHCVAPSPCQNGAPSQSSAVGLVSPYQQVLGVPSAPLYPGPLPYQGFSCPPSAPGVLPTPGGVGPYVAPVMAMVLPNFPSYPTYAQGACPLGPTPPFFLPPFNPSPFGSSPFPAFPGPALVPQAPPTPVPPTPSPSPGALDPPSQLFSSSRSSSPLQLNLLQEELPKPAQPQRPEGDAESQEEAQRKEEEGLSDSGNHDNRSTSSEVLDLLLQEDAHSRTGSNVSGSGSGEFGGSLGSGSNGTSTSNTGSGDSSLYFASSDSSHTSPPASRGQPQGEQAAEDRANFKRCVENSLWSLIQHTPEPVMMTYQISPRDQAQVLKEDRERLLLLAPLQPVFTEAQKEELAEVHPWMKEHGLPEEINTQGCVTCMPDANSPAPPISATPCPQDHPPQDPSPDT from the exons ATGCCGAGCGGCGGAGGCTTCAtcgaaggagaggaagaggacggcGAGGGAGACGAAGCGATGGAGTGTTCCTCGgtgccaggaggaggaggaggaggaggaggaggtcccGAGCAGCTCCTGGCTGCGTTTGGGCCGGGGGTTAAAGGCGCGGTCGGGGGGAGTGAGGAGGTGGGACGGAGcgatgtgggcgtggccagccACCATGATGGGACGGATTCTCCCTCCAATCACCGCTCTCAAAGTACGACTGGACTGGACAAGAg GTCGGAGCTGCACGCTGATCCTGCCAGTAATCAAACGGAGAGCAGCGGAAG CGAGCATCCGGAGCAGGAGCGGGCCCAGTCACACAGCGAGATAATGAGGGCGATGagggagatgaagaggaggTTGCCGTCCGACAGGAAGGGTCACCGCAAGGCCCGGACCGTGGAGGCGCTGCGCTACGCACTCCGCTGCGTCAAACAAGTGCAAG CCAGCAGCGAGTACCACAAGGTTCTGCTGGGCAGCTGgaaggaggagcagggagaggtCAGCCCCACGGTCTGcaccctggaggagctggagagcgtCACCTCCGAGCACACCCTCAAAAACACG ggCATGTTCGCGGTGGTGTTCTCCCTGACCAGCGGCCGGGTGCTGTACGTCTCGGAGCAGGCTCCCAGCATCCTCGGCCTGCGGGGCAGCTTCCTGCGTGAGGCGCGTTTCGTGGAGCTCCTGTACCCCCAGGACGTCAACGTGTTCTACGCCCGCACCGCAcagccccacctgcccccctggACCCTGGGCCCCGACAGGA AGGCCGACCTGTACGACTGCACCTGGGTCAAATCCTTCTTCTGCCGCCTCAG GGGGGGCAAGGACGGCGAGGGGGAGGTGCGCTACAGCCCGTTCCGCCTCACGCCGTACCTGCTGAAGGTTCGGGGcggcgagggggaggaggacCAGCCCTGCTGTCTGACGCTCGCCGAGCGCGTGCACTCAGGATACGAAG CTCCCAGAATCCCCTTGGAGAAGCGCATATTCACCACCACCCACTCCCCGGGCTGCGTCTTCATGGAGGTGGACGACCGG acacacacacactctctcacactcacacacacacacacacacacacactctctctcacacacactctcacacacacacacactctctctctcacacacacacacacacacacacaggtggctgactcctccctccctgtgctGCGCAGTTCTGAAGTACGCAGGCCAGCGGCCGTTTGAGGACAGGTCCTTCCGGCTGCGCTGCCAGAACGGCGACTACGTCACGCTGGACACCAGCTGGTCCAGCTTCGTCAACCCCTGGAGCCGCAAGGTGGCCTTCGTCATCGGCCGGCACCGAGTCCGCAC GGGGCCCCTGAATGAGGAGGTCTTCGCCACACGGGGCAGCGTGGAGCAGCCTCGGGTATCTGAGGAGATCCAGGAGTTGCAGACCCAGATCTACCGGCTCTTTCTGCAG ccgGTGTATAATAACGGCTCCAGTGGTTATGGCAGTATGGGCAGTAATGGCTCCCATGAGCCCTACGTCAGCATGTCCTCCAGCGAAAGCAACGGCAACCTGTGGGAGGACTCTCTGCGTGAGCCG ttgaAGCTGCAGCGGATCTGCTCAGACGTCCGGAGGGTGAAGGCCGGGGGGCAGCAGGGGCTCTTGGACTCGCGCTGCAAACTGCCCCCCATGGGGAGGGCCACAGCCGGGCCcacagctcctcccactgcctcCCAGCCAATGGAGAGCGGAGTcgccctcagccccccccacaAGGATTCCAGGAAGCCGCACCACATTCCATCCTACCAGCAAATCAACTGTGTGGACAGCATCATCAG ATACCTGGAGAGTTACACTGCTCCTTCGCTGAAGAGGAAGACTGAGTCGCCGTCCctcgcctcctcctcttcctctgaggAAGATAAGGGTCACGGGCCAGCGATGGCAG CAGAGGAGGCCATGCAGGAGGAGACGGGCGTTTCGGGGGGGTCGGCGGTGACTCTGGCGCACACGGCCGGCGCGGTGGTGGGGGCCCCGCTGACGGGCGTCACGCTGTCCCCCCAGGCCCTGAGCGTGGTGTCCCTCACCAGCCAGTGCAGCTACAGCAGCACCATCGTGCATGTGCCCCAGCCCGAGTCcg AAGTGACAGCGCTAGAGGATGCACCAATGGGCAGCGAGCAtgctgaccccacccccctgcagccccgcccacagcccagCCCGCTGGGGCTGACGAAGGAGGTGCTGTCGGCGCACACGcagaaggaggagcaggagtACGTGGGCCGGTTCCGTCACCGCATCCTGCAGGGCCCGTACCGGTCCTACCTGCAGCGGGACAGCAGCCCTGGCCCCTCCCAGCAGCgcgg GCCCTCAGGTAACCATGGCGAGCAGGAAGTGGGCGGAGCTGCACGGAGGAAGACCAGGGTCCGCGAGCTGAAGGCCAAGCGGCGTCGGGAGCAGTGGTCCTCAGACAGCTACGCCTCCCCCCCCGAGGGGCACTGCGTGGCCCCCTCCCCGTGCCAGAACGGGGCCCCCTCCCAGTCCTCCGCGGTGGGCTTGGTCTCGCCCTACCAGCAGGTCCTCGGGGTGCCTAGCGCCCCCCTCTACCCGGGCCCCCTGCCCTATCAGGGCTTCTCGTGCCCCCCCAGCGCACCCGGTGTGCTGCCTAccccggggggggtggggccgtACGTGGCGCCCGTCATGGCTATGGTCCTGCCGAACTTCCCCTCCTACCCCACCTACGCGCAAGGGGCGTGTCCTCtgggccccacccctcccttcttcctccctcccttcaacCCCTCTCCctttggctcctcccccttccctgcgttccctggccccgcccttgtgccccaggccccgcccacccccgtcccgcccaccccctccccctcccccggcgcTCTGGACCCGCCCTCTCAGCTCTTCTCCAGCTCGAGGTCCAGCTCCCCGCTGCAGCTGaacctcctgcaggaggagctgccCAAACCCGCCCAGCCCCAGCGGCCCGAGGGAGACGCGGAGAGCCAGGAGGAGGCCCAGCGAAAGGAG gAGGAAGGTCTGAGCGATTCTGGTAACCATGACAACCGGTCTACCTCCAGCGAGGTGCTGGACCTGCTGCTCCAGGAGGACGCCCACTCCAGGACCGGCTCCAACGTCTCGGGCAGCGGCTCCGGGGAGTTCGGCGGGTCGCTCGGCTCGGGGTCCAACGGCACCTCCACCAGCAACACAG GCAGCGGGGACAGCAGCCTGTACTTCGCCTCCAGCGACTCCTCGCACACCTCTCCcccggccagcagggggcagcctCAGGGCGAGCAGGCGGCCGAGGACCGGGCCAATTTTAAGCGGTGCGTGGAGAACTCGCTGTGGAGCCTGATACAGCACACGCCGGAGCCTGTGATGATGACCTATCAGATCAGCCCAAG GGACCAGGCCCAGGTTCTGAAGGAGGACCGGGAGAGGCTGCTCCTCCTGGCCCCCCTGCAGCCCGTCTTCACGGAGGCGCAGAAGGAGGAGCTGGCGGAGGTGCACCCCTGGATGAAAGAGCACGGCCTGCCAGAGGAGATCAACACACAG GGCTGTGTGACCTGCATGCCTGACGCAAACTCCCCAGCCCCTCCCATTTCTGCCACGCCCTGCCCCCAGGACCACCCCCCACAGGACCCCAGCCCCGACACCTGA